Proteins found in one Anoplolepis gracilipes chromosome 7, ASM4749672v1, whole genome shotgun sequence genomic segment:
- the LOC140667845 gene encoding kynurenine/alpha-aminoadipate aminotransferase, mitochondrial has product MDYSYFKTEISKLRRPATMRELTKIAYSAPKSTVSLAEGMPNEETFPFKEISVKLYDGLSFTLNESELGAALQYIPTQGYPPLVQALREFQRRAHAPPLWESRDIVVVSGSQDGLSKTLEAIIGTGDPILVPDPFYPGVEIVVAPHKAELVLIPQDDDGPIPEVLRQTLRNRKFSGAKMPKIMYINPTGTNPTGIIIPLERRKEIYNIACEYNFLILDDDPYHFMHFDKEEPKSFLSLDTEGRVIRLDSFSKVISSGLRVGFMTATAPLIASVELHLQSSHLHAPTLSQVIMYKLLKLWGYDGLMEHYMRLRYFYKNRRDAISMLAHKHLNGLVDFNVPKGGFFLWIKVRGIKNTWKMIMQRGVTDGVIMAPGAAFTKDSSKSCNAVRASFAKASYEEMDLAMRRLAQLIRAESENYLGNGDT; this is encoded by the exons ATGgattattcttatttcaaGACAGAAATCTCCAAACTCAGACGACCTGCCACGATGCGGGAGCTAA cTAAAATAGCATATTCCGCGCCAAAAAGTACCGTTTCCTTGGCAGAGGGAATGCCCAATGAAGAAACATTTCCATTCAAGGAAATCTCTGTTAAACTCTACGATGGTTTATCCTTCACTCTCAACGAGAGCGAATTAGGCGCTGCTCTCCAATATATACCCACGCAAGGTTATCCTCCTCTGGTGCag GCCCTGAGGGAATTCCAGAGAAGGGCACACGCGCCTCCCTTATGGGAGAGTCGCGACATAGTTGTCGTTTCGGGGTCTCAGGACGGGCTTAGTAAGACTCTAGAGGCTATAATCGGTACTGGTGATCCGATTTTAGTCCCCGACCCCTTCTATCCTGGCGTCGAAATTGTG GTAGCGCCGCACAAAGCGGAACTTGTATTGATTCCACAAGACGACGATGGTCCCATACCGGAAGTACTTAGGCAAACACTAAGGAATCGCAAGTTTTCCGGTGCAAAAATGccgaaaataatgtatataaaccCTACGGGCACAAATCCTACTGGCATCATTATACCATTAGAACGACGAAAAGAGATCTACAACATAGCCTGCGAATACAACTTTTTGATCCTCGACGATGATCCTTatcattttatgcattttgaCAAG GAAGAgccaaaatcttttttatcacttGATACGGAAGGTCGAGTGATTAGATTAGATTCATTTTCGAAAGTGATCAGTAGTGGTCTCAGAGTAGGATTTATGACTGCAACAGCTCCGTTGATAGCTAGTGTGGAGCTTCACCTACAGAGCAGTCATCTTCATGCTCCTACCTTATCGCAG GTGATAATGTACAAGCTACTAAAACTCTGGGGTTACGACGGCCTGATGGAGCATTATATGAGACTAAGGTATTTCTACAAGAATCGAAGGGATGCCATTTCGATGCTAGCACATAAACATTTGAACG GCTTGGTAGACTTTAATGTGCCAAAAGGTGGATTCTTTTTATGGATCAAAGTACGAGGAATCAAAAATACATGGAAAATGATAATGCAGCGAGGTGTCACCGACGGTGTTATCATGGCACCAGGAGCTGCATTTACGAAAGATTCTTCAAAATCTTGTAACGCCGTCAGAGCAAGTTTCGCTAAAGCTTCCTATGAAGAAATGGATCtg GCAATGAGACGATTGGCACAGTTAATCCGGGCAGAGTCAGAAAATTATTTGGGAAATGGTGACACgtga